A region of the Gemmatimonadales bacterium genome:
ACGCGCCGGAGCCGGCGACTGGTGCCCACCCGCGGGCGCGGCCTGGTGGACCTTCGCCGCAGTTTCCGCCGCGCGGTGGGCAGCGGCGGCGAGCTGATGACGCTCGCGCGGCGCACCCGCGCCATCGAGGAGCCCCGCCTCGTCGTGCTGTGCGATACCAGTGGGTCCATGGAGGCGCACACCCGCTTCCTGCTGACCTTCGTCCTCTCGCTCAGCAGGGTGGCGAAGCGGACCGAGGTCTTCGCCTTCAACACCGCGCTCACCCGCCTCACGCCGTGGCTCTCACCGGGCAAGATCGGTCTGACGCTGGACCGTCTCGCCGCGGGCGTGCCCGATTGGGCGGGAGGGACCCGGATCGGCGAATGCCTCGCGGACTTCGTCGAGCGGTACGGCGACGCGGCCGTGAACGCGCGCACCGTGGTGGTCATCCTCAGCGACGGCCTGGACCGCGGGGACGTCGCGCCGCTGGTGGGGGCGATGCGCGCCCTGCACGCGCGGGCGCGGCGGGTCATCTGGCTCAATCCGCTGCTGGGCGACCCGCGTTACCGGCCCGAAGCGCGCGGGATGGCGGCCGCGCTGCCCTACGTGGACACGCTGGCGCCCGCCCACAATCTGGAATCCCTGGAGCGACTCGTGACGCTGGTGGCGGCCTGAGATGGGCATGGAGCTGGAGCAGAAACTCGTGGTGCGGGCGCCGCCGGAGGCGGTGTGGGCCTTGCTCACGGATCCGCGTCGGGTCGCCGGCTGCCTGCCGGGGGCGGCGATCACGGAGCAGCTCGACGAGAGGACCTGGGCCGGCACCATCACGGTGAAGGTTGGCCCCGTCTCCACGAGCTACAAAGGCAAGGTCACTTTCGAGCGACTGGACACCGCCACCAGAACGGCGGACATTGTCGCGTCCGGGCAAGACATCCGCGGCAAGGGTGGGGCGGACCTGCGCCTGAGCAGCCGACTCGTAGCGGTGGATGGCGGCGCGACCGAGGTGACCGTGCGTTCCGACGTCAGCGTGACCGGCATCCTCGCCCAGCTTGGCCGTGGGATGATCCAGGACGTCAGCGATCAGATGTTCCAGCGGTTCGCCGCGGCCATGCGCGTGCAGCTTGAGGCCGCGCCGGTGGCTCTCGCGGTTTCCGGCGCTCCAGGTGGCGCACCCGCGGCGCCGGGCGTTCCGGCGTCGGCGTCCCCGCCCGCCGAGGTCGAGCCGATCCAGGCCGTCTCCTTCGGCGCCCAGCTCGTCGTCCGTGCCCTCGGCCGCGCGGCACGCCGCCCGGTCGTCGTGCTGATCGTGGTCATTGCGATGGTCGTCATTTGGTGGCTCTGGTTCTCATAGGAGGTGTCATGATCCCCGCTGCGTTCGACTACCATGCCCCCGGCTCGTTGGCCGATGCCCTCGCGCTGTTGGACCGCCACGGCGAGGACGCCAAGGTCCTGTCGGGCGGACAGAGCCTGCTGCCGCTCCTCAAGCTCCGTCTGGGCCAGGCCGGCCATCTCGTGGACATCGGC
Encoded here:
- a CDS encoding VWA domain-containing protein produces the protein RALFEDLFDRLWRERSGLEDGTDRSVAPQRRPDSQAAVPRAAWGPGNPTLEPERPITVPEGGVPGYSAEALLRRKPFDECSARDLAAMERLLTRLALTLATRRSRRLVPTRGRGLVDLRRSFRRAVGSGGELMTLARRTRAIEEPRLVVLCDTSGSMEAHTRFLLTFVLSLSRVAKRTEVFAFNTALTRLTPWLSPGKIGLTLDRLAAGVPDWAGGTRIGECLADFVERYGDAAVNARTVVVILSDGLDRGDVAPLVGAMRALHARARRVIWLNPLLGDPRYRPEARGMAAALPYVDTLAPAHNLESLERLVTLVAA
- a CDS encoding SRPBCC family protein, whose product is MELEQKLVVRAPPEAVWALLTDPRRVAGCLPGAAITEQLDERTWAGTITVKVGPVSTSYKGKVTFERLDTATRTADIVASGQDIRGKGGADLRLSSRLVAVDGGATEVTVRSDVSVTGILAQLGRGMIQDVSDQMFQRFAAAMRVQLEAAPVALAVSGAPGGAPAAPGVPASASPPAEVEPIQAVSFGAQLVVRALGRAARRPVVVLIVVIAMVVIWWLWFS